Proteins from a genomic interval of Agromyces sp. Leaf222:
- a CDS encoding TetR/AcrR family transcriptional regulator, producing the protein MAERARRAKPMGRDERRASIMDAAVPLLVQYGRDVTSKQLAEAAGVAEGTLYSVFQDKDELIHDSIHRHIEATSMVDAIRGIPESTELDDVIRAIVELTQHRTEQIFALVAILGFHERTPENVKRRPPDNEPVIQAIADTLLPHRDRLSVTPRRAAQFIRYATFSMTHPLITNGDIVPADEISALLLHGFSARADAGDSPASTDEHRAPTSVIATFTAPPTAPTHA; encoded by the coding sequence ATGGCAGAACGAGCACGACGGGCGAAGCCCATGGGCCGCGATGAGCGACGGGCGTCGATCATGGACGCCGCGGTGCCGCTCCTCGTGCAGTACGGGCGCGACGTCACGAGCAAGCAGCTCGCGGAGGCGGCCGGCGTGGCCGAAGGAACGCTGTACTCGGTGTTCCAGGACAAGGACGAGTTGATCCACGACTCGATCCATCGGCACATCGAGGCCACGTCGATGGTCGACGCGATCCGCGGGATCCCCGAGTCGACCGAGCTCGACGACGTGATCCGGGCGATCGTCGAGCTGACCCAGCACCGCACCGAGCAGATCTTCGCGCTCGTCGCGATCCTCGGCTTCCACGAGCGCACCCCCGAGAACGTCAAGCGTCGTCCGCCCGACAACGAGCCCGTCATCCAGGCGATCGCCGACACGCTGCTGCCGCACCGCGACCGACTCTCGGTGACACCTCGCCGCGCGGCCCAGTTCATCAGGTACGCCACGTTCTCCATGACCCACCCGCTCATCACGAACGGCGACATCGTGCCCGCCGACGAGATCAGCGCACTCCTGCTGCACGGCTTCTCGGCACGGGCGGATGCCGGCGACTCGCCCGCATCCACCGACGAGCACCGGGCCCCGACATCCGTCATCGCCACCTTCACCGCACCGCCGACCGCACCCACTCACGCGTAG
- a CDS encoding ABC transporter ATP-binding protein: MLLTLLKRYVKPYSWLVVGVIIFQLAQSMASLYLPTLNADIIDNGVATGDTAYILTTGGWMLLITLAQVACSITAVYFGARLAMAVGRDLRRGVFRKVGAFSEREVSKFGAPSLITRTTNDVQQVQMLVLMTSTMLVSAPILAIGGVILAMQQDLELSWLIAVSVPVLLIAVGLIVSRMVPLFRVMQKKIDRVNLVLREQLTGIRVIRAFVREPQERGRFEVANAEITDVATRAGRLMALMFPVVMAVLNVSSVAVLWFGAFRIEDGSMQVGTLMAFLQYLMQILMAVMMATFMAVMIPRASVSADRIGEVLDTESSVVPPLQPVTDVAMHGAIEFDDVSFAYPGAEAPVLRNLTFLTEPGTTTAVIGSTGAGKTTLVNLLPRLFDATDGSVRIDGVDVRDLEPDALWERIGLVPQKPYLFSGTVASNLRYGKPDATEDELWHALEVAQARSFVAAMPGGLEAPIAQGGTNVSGGQRQRLAIARALVKRPEIYVFDDSFSALDVATDGRLRRALRADIGAASMFVVAQRVSSIVDADQILVLEHGEIVARGTHEQLLEQSPTYEEIVSSQLSAEEAAA, from the coding sequence ATGCTTCTCACCCTGTTGAAGCGCTACGTCAAGCCGTACTCATGGCTCGTCGTCGGCGTGATCATCTTCCAACTCGCGCAGTCGATGGCCTCGCTCTACCTGCCGACGCTGAACGCGGACATCATCGACAACGGCGTCGCCACGGGCGACACCGCGTACATCCTCACGACCGGCGGATGGATGCTGCTGATCACCCTCGCCCAGGTCGCGTGCTCGATCACGGCCGTGTACTTCGGCGCGAGGCTCGCCATGGCCGTCGGCCGCGACCTGCGGCGCGGGGTCTTCCGCAAGGTCGGCGCGTTCTCGGAGCGCGAGGTCTCGAAGTTCGGCGCTCCGTCGCTCATCACGCGCACGACGAACGACGTGCAGCAGGTACAGATGCTCGTGCTCATGACGTCGACCATGCTCGTATCCGCCCCGATCCTCGCGATCGGCGGCGTGATCCTGGCGATGCAGCAGGACCTCGAGCTCTCCTGGCTCATCGCGGTCAGCGTGCCGGTGCTGCTCATCGCCGTCGGCCTCATCGTGAGCCGCATGGTGCCGCTGTTCCGCGTCATGCAGAAGAAGATCGACCGGGTGAACCTCGTGCTGCGCGAGCAGCTCACCGGCATCCGTGTCATCCGCGCGTTCGTGCGCGAGCCGCAGGAGCGCGGCCGCTTCGAGGTCGCGAACGCGGAGATCACGGATGTCGCGACGCGGGCCGGCCGGCTCATGGCCCTCATGTTCCCGGTGGTCATGGCCGTGCTCAATGTCTCGAGCGTCGCCGTGCTGTGGTTCGGCGCGTTCCGCATCGAGGACGGCAGCATGCAGGTCGGAACCCTCATGGCGTTCCTGCAGTACCTGATGCAGATCCTCATGGCGGTCATGATGGCGACGTTCATGGCGGTGATGATCCCCCGAGCGTCGGTGAGCGCCGACCGTATCGGCGAGGTGCTCGACACCGAGTCCAGCGTCGTGCCGCCGCTGCAGCCGGTGACCGACGTCGCGATGCACGGGGCGATCGAGTTCGACGACGTGAGCTTCGCCTATCCGGGCGCCGAGGCGCCGGTGCTGCGAAACCTGACCTTCCTCACCGAGCCGGGCACGACGACGGCCGTCATCGGCAGCACGGGCGCGGGCAAGACGACGCTCGTCAACCTGCTGCCGCGCCTCTTCGACGCGACCGACGGCAGCGTGCGCATCGACGGCGTCGACGTGCGCGACCTCGAGCCCGACGCGCTCTGGGAGCGCATCGGCCTCGTGCCGCAGAAACCCTACCTGTTCTCGGGCACGGTGGCCTCCAACCTCCGCTACGGAAAGCCGGATGCCACCGAGGACGAGCTCTGGCACGCGCTCGAGGTCGCACAGGCTCGGTCCTTCGTGGCCGCGATGCCCGGAGGGCTCGAGGCCCCGATCGCCCAGGGCGGCACGAACGTCTCGGGCGGGCAGCGCCAGCGGCTCGCGATCGCGAGGGCGCTCGTGAAACGGCCGGAGATCTACGTGTTCGACGATTCGTTCTCGGCGCTCGACGTCGCGACCGACGGCCGCCTGCGTCGGGCGCTGCGTGCCGACATCGGCGCCGCCTCGATGTTCGTCGTCGCCCAGCGCGTGTCGAGCATCGTCGACGCCGACCAGATCCTCGTGCTCGAGCACGGCGAGATCGTCGCCCGCGGAACGCACGAGCAACTCCTCGAGCAGTCGCCCACCTACGAGGAGATCGTCTCCAGCCAGCTCAGCGCCGAGGAGGCCGCAGCATGA
- a CDS encoding ABC transporter ATP-binding protein, giving the protein MTTEQRNDAQPDTGSISAATQAEIASEAEAAPAPPAAPPRRGGGPFGGGAQAPVQKAMNFGPSAKRLIGRLRPEAWPVITVTVLAMIGVVFSVLGPKLLGEGTNIIFEGVVSSALGQQMPEGTTQAEAVEMLRAAGQDDIANMVSAMNDFSVGSGIDFQALGMVLMGVLALYLLASLFMWLQGWVLNGAIQRTVYRLREDVEEKINRLPLKYFDGLQRGEVLSRVTNDMDNVSQSLQQTMSQMLTSLLTVVGVLVMMFTISPLLALVALVTIPLSAVITVVIAKRSQKMFAAQWKHTGALNARIEETFTGHALVKVFGRQKEVDEAFDAKNDELYTASFGAQFVSGIIMPAMMFVGNLVYVAIAVVGGLMVAAGTMRLGDVQAFIQYSRQFTQPLSQLGSMANLLQSGVASAERIFELLDADEQEPDPATAVSPASVADGGEAGARLAFEDVSFSYSPDKPLIEHMNLVAEPGSTVAIVGPTGAGKTTLVNLIMRFYDVDSGRITYNGVDINEMTRDDLRSRTGMVLQDTWLFGGTIRENIAYGRPGATEEEILAAAVAAYVDRFVHALPDGYDTVLDDEAGNLSAGEKQLITIARAFLARPSVLILDEATSSVDTRTEVLVQKAMAALRADRTSFVIAHRLSTIRDADVILVMENGSIVEQGSHTQLLAAKGAYYRLYNAQFEAPVDEQV; this is encoded by the coding sequence ATGACCACCGAACAGCGAAACGACGCCCAGCCGGACACCGGCTCGATCAGCGCGGCGACGCAGGCGGAGATCGCCTCCGAGGCGGAAGCCGCTCCCGCCCCGCCTGCCGCACCGCCGCGCCGCGGAGGCGGCCCGTTCGGCGGTGGCGCCCAGGCGCCCGTGCAGAAGGCCATGAACTTCGGCCCCTCGGCCAAGCGCCTCATCGGACGCCTCCGCCCCGAGGCCTGGCCGGTCATCACGGTCACCGTGCTGGCGATGATCGGCGTGGTGTTCAGCGTGCTCGGTCCGAAGCTGCTCGGCGAGGGCACCAACATCATCTTCGAGGGCGTCGTCTCGTCGGCGCTCGGCCAGCAGATGCCCGAGGGGACGACCCAGGCCGAGGCGGTCGAGATGCTGCGGGCCGCCGGCCAGGACGACATCGCGAACATGGTCTCGGCGATGAACGACTTCAGCGTCGGTTCCGGCATCGACTTCCAGGCGCTCGGCATGGTGCTCATGGGCGTGCTCGCGCTCTACCTGCTCGCCTCGCTCTTCATGTGGCTGCAGGGATGGGTGCTGAACGGGGCGATCCAGCGCACGGTCTACCGACTCCGCGAAGACGTCGAGGAGAAGATCAACCGCCTGCCGCTGAAGTACTTCGACGGCCTGCAACGCGGCGAGGTGCTGTCGCGAGTCACGAACGACATGGACAACGTCTCGCAGAGCCTGCAGCAGACGATGAGCCAGATGCTCACCTCCCTGCTGACGGTGGTCGGCGTGCTCGTGATGATGTTCACCATCTCGCCGCTGCTCGCCCTCGTCGCCCTCGTCACCATTCCGCTGTCGGCGGTGATCACCGTCGTGATCGCGAAGCGTTCGCAGAAGATGTTCGCCGCCCAGTGGAAGCACACCGGCGCGCTGAACGCCCGCATCGAGGAGACGTTCACCGGCCACGCGCTCGTCAAGGTGTTCGGCCGCCAGAAGGAGGTCGACGAGGCGTTCGACGCCAAGAACGACGAGCTCTACACCGCCAGCTTCGGCGCTCAGTTCGTCTCGGGCATCATCATGCCCGCGATGATGTTCGTCGGGAACCTCGTCTACGTCGCGATCGCGGTCGTCGGCGGGCTCATGGTCGCCGCGGGCACGATGCGCCTCGGCGACGTGCAGGCGTTCATCCAGTACTCGCGGCAGTTCACGCAGCCCCTCAGCCAGCTCGGCTCGATGGCCAACCTGCTGCAGTCCGGTGTCGCGAGCGCCGAGCGCATCTTCGAGCTGCTCGACGCCGACGAGCAGGAACCAGACCCCGCGACGGCGGTCTCACCGGCATCCGTCGCCGATGGGGGCGAAGCCGGCGCCCGTCTCGCGTTCGAGGACGTGTCGTTCAGCTACTCGCCCGACAAGCCGCTCATCGAGCACATGAACCTCGTGGCCGAGCCGGGTTCGACGGTCGCGATCGTCGGGCCGACCGGCGCAGGCAAGACGACGCTCGTGAACCTCATCATGCGGTTCTACGACGTCGACTCCGGCCGCATCACCTACAACGGCGTCGACATCAACGAGATGACGCGCGACGACCTGCGCTCGCGCACCGGCATGGTGCTGCAGGACACCTGGCTGTTCGGCGGCACGATCCGCGAGAACATCGCCTACGGACGGCCGGGTGCCACGGAGGAGGAGATCCTCGCCGCGGCGGTCGCCGCATACGTCGACCGGTTCGTGCACGCGCTGCCCGACGGCTACGACACCGTGCTCGACGACGAGGCCGGCAACCTGTCGGCGGGCGAGAAGCAGCTCATCACGATCGCTCGGGCGTTCCTCGCGCGGCCGAGCGTGCTGATCCTCGACGAGGCGACGAGCTCGGTCGACACGCGCACCGAGGTGCTCGTGCAGAAGGCGATGGCCGCCCTGCGGGCCGACCGCACGAGCTTCGTGATCGCGCACCGGCTGTCGACGATCCGCGACGCCGACGTGATCCTCGTCATGGAGAACGGCTCGATCGTCGAGCAGGGCTCGCACACGCAGCTGCTCGCCGCGAAGGGCGCCTACTACCGCCTCTACAACGCGCAGTTCGAGGCGCCGGTCGACGAACAGGTCTGA
- a CDS encoding efflux RND transporter permease subunit has translation MSLLAALSMKNRALIALVTVVVAIFGGISLTSLKQELAPSISFPQLLIVTSYPGASPDVVNTDVSTPIETAIQGITGLEDTSTTSSTGISRVTASFTYGTDLAYAEQKLSSSVNRIQSQLPDDVDPQVFALSLDDFPVLQIAVTGADDPTTLSDEITRTTLGEIKDVDGVRDATLVGDTGQRVTITPDPAKLAAYGITSQAIGDALAQNGVLIPAGSITEGDKTYSVQTGTRIEGIDDLGALPVLGATEQQAAPDAAAGDPTAGDPTAGAALPGALTAPAAASVPVAITIEDVATVEVTENPVTSISRVNGEPALTIQVTKLPAANTVEVSNAVSALLPDLQASLDSTNPGAEFTVVFDQAPYIQQSIESLATEGLLGLAFAVIVILLFLMSVRATLVTAISIPTSVLITFIGLQATGYTLNILTLGALTIAIGRVVDDSIVVIENIKRHLVEGVDKSSTIVRAVREVAGAITASTITTVAVFLPIALVEGVTGELFRPFSLTVTIALLASLLVSLTIVPVLAYWFLKPAKVHAHSGDHEPGSDAAAAAFIDESGADAPDELEHPSRLQRGYLPIIAWTLKHSVVTIIIAVLVLGGTIAMVPLMKTNFLGSSGQNTFQVTQELPVGSSLDAMDEASQPVEDAIRETSGVETVQTSIGSGSGSLASLFGSGSATVTYSITTDEDADQEALQAEVRKELDGLSDVGEVTLTASSGFGASSDIAVNITASNADDLQKATDAVVDEFEGFDSLTQVSSNLGESREFIAIEVDRDAAAEAGYSEVALGGYVSGKMSPQTKGSIVIDEQTLTIYIADENPPTTIEELQSLEIPTAAGLVRLDTLASVETVDGPTSITTVQGLRSATVTATPASDDLTAANADVQVALAEVDLPAGTSAEIGGVSADQAESFSQLGLALLAAILIVYIVMVATFRSLLQPLLLLVSVPFAATGAIALQVITGVPLGVPSLIGVLMLVGIVVTNAIVLVDLVNQYRERGMKVRDALVHGASRRLRPILMTALATIFALVPMALGVTGHGGFISQPLAIVVIGGLLSSTVLTLVVLPVLYNLVEGGRERRAAKRADRANGGDSAAEAPTPVLEPSGGPRAEAGTATASASEAGTTSGSSTGTEPVTGPDTGTGSDPDTDTTKG, from the coding sequence ATGTCACTGCTCGCTGCACTCAGCATGAAGAACCGTGCGCTGATCGCGCTCGTCACCGTCGTCGTGGCGATCTTCGGCGGAATCTCGCTGACCTCGCTCAAGCAGGAGCTCGCACCCTCGATCTCGTTCCCGCAGCTGCTGATCGTGACGTCGTACCCCGGCGCCTCGCCCGACGTCGTGAACACCGACGTCTCGACGCCGATCGAGACGGCGATCCAGGGCATCACCGGCCTCGAAGACACGTCGACCACGAGCTCGACCGGCATCTCGCGCGTGACCGCGAGCTTCACCTACGGCACCGACCTCGCGTACGCCGAGCAGAAGCTGTCCTCCTCCGTCAACCGCATCCAGAGCCAGCTGCCCGACGACGTCGACCCGCAGGTGTTCGCCCTCAGCCTCGACGACTTCCCGGTGCTGCAGATCGCGGTCACCGGCGCCGACGACCCGACCACGCTCTCCGACGAGATCACGCGCACCACGCTCGGCGAGATCAAGGACGTCGACGGGGTGCGCGACGCGACGCTCGTCGGCGACACCGGCCAGCGAGTGACGATCACGCCCGACCCCGCGAAGCTCGCCGCCTACGGCATCACCTCGCAGGCGATCGGCGACGCCCTCGCGCAGAACGGCGTGCTCATCCCCGCCGGGTCGATCACCGAGGGCGACAAGACGTACTCCGTGCAGACGGGCACGCGCATCGAGGGCATCGACGACCTCGGGGCCCTCCCCGTGCTCGGCGCGACCGAGCAGCAGGCCGCCCCCGACGCCGCGGCCGGCGACCCGACCGCCGGCGACCCCACCGCGGGTGCCGCCCTTCCCGGTGCGCTCACGGCGCCCGCCGCGGCGAGCGTGCCCGTCGCGATCACCATCGAAGACGTCGCCACCGTCGAGGTCACCGAGAACCCCGTCACGAGCATCTCGCGCGTGAACGGCGAGCCCGCGCTGACCATCCAGGTCACCAAGCTCCCGGCGGCCAACACGGTCGAGGTCTCGAACGCGGTCTCCGCGCTGCTGCCAGACCTGCAGGCCTCGCTCGACTCGACCAACCCCGGCGCCGAGTTCACGGTGGTCTTCGACCAGGCGCCCTACATCCAGCAGTCGATCGAGTCGCTCGCGACCGAGGGCCTGCTCGGCCTCGCGTTCGCCGTCATCGTCATCCTGCTGTTCCTGATGTCGGTGCGGGCCACCCTCGTCACGGCGATCTCGATCCCGACGTCGGTGCTCATCACGTTCATCGGGTTGCAGGCCACGGGCTACACGCTCAACATCCTGACCCTCGGCGCGCTCACCATCGCCATCGGGCGCGTGGTCGACGACTCCATCGTCGTCATCGAGAACATCAAGCGGCACCTGGTCGAGGGCGTCGACAAGTCGTCCACGATCGTGCGCGCCGTCCGCGAGGTGGCGGGCGCGATCACCGCGTCGACGATCACGACGGTCGCGGTGTTCCTGCCGATCGCCCTCGTCGAGGGCGTCACGGGCGAGCTCTTCCGGCCGTTCTCGCTGACGGTCACCATCGCCCTGCTCGCGTCGCTCCTCGTGTCGCTCACGATCGTGCCGGTGCTCGCCTACTGGTTCCTGAAGCCGGCGAAGGTGCACGCGCACTCCGGCGATCACGAGCCCGGGTCGGATGCCGCGGCAGCCGCGTTCATCGACGAGTCCGGTGCCGACGCTCCCGACGAGCTCGAGCACCCGTCGCGCCTGCAGCGCGGCTACCTGCCGATCATCGCCTGGACGCTGAAGCACAGCGTCGTGACGATCATCATCGCGGTGCTCGTGCTCGGCGGCACCATCGCGATGGTGCCGCTCATGAAGACGAACTTCCTCGGGTCCTCCGGCCAGAACACGTTCCAGGTCACGCAGGAGCTGCCCGTCGGCTCGAGCCTCGACGCCATGGACGAGGCGTCCCAGCCCGTCGAAGACGCGATCCGCGAAACCTCGGGTGTCGAGACCGTGCAGACGTCGATCGGCTCCGGCAGCGGCAGCCTCGCGTCGCTCTTCGGCAGCGGCAGCGCCACCGTCACCTACTCGATCACGACCGACGAGGACGCCGATCAAGAGGCGCTGCAGGCCGAGGTCCGCAAGGAGCTCGACGGGCTCTCCGACGTCGGCGAGGTCACGCTGACCGCCTCGAGCGGGTTCGGCGCCTCGAGCGACATCGCGGTGAACATCACGGCCTCCAACGCCGACGACCTGCAGAAGGCGACCGACGCGGTCGTCGACGAGTTCGAGGGCTTCGACTCGCTCACGCAGGTCAGCTCGAACCTCGGCGAGTCGCGTGAGTTCATCGCGATCGAGGTCGATCGCGACGCCGCGGCCGAGGCCGGCTACTCCGAGGTCGCGCTCGGCGGCTACGTGTCGGGCAAGATGTCGCCGCAGACCAAGGGCTCCATCGTGATCGACGAGCAGACGCTCACGATCTACATCGCCGACGAGAACCCGCCGACGACCATCGAAGAGCTGCAGTCGCTCGAGATCCCGACGGCCGCCGGGCTCGTGCGGCTCGACACGCTCGCGAGCGTCGAGACCGTCGATGGCCCGACGTCGATCACGACCGTGCAGGGCCTGCGCAGCGCCACGGTGACCGCGACGCCGGCGAGCGACGACCTCACGGCCGCCAACGCCGACGTGCAGGTCGCGCTCGCCGAGGTCGACCTGCCGGCCGGCACGTCGGCCGAGATCGGCGGCGTCTCCGCTGACCAGGCGGAGTCGTTCTCGCAGCTCGGCCTGGCCCTGCTCGCCGCGATCCTCATCGTCTACATCGTGATGGTCGCGACGTTCCGATCGCTCCTGCAGCCGCTGCTGCTGCTCGTCTCGGTGCCGTTCGCGGCCACCGGTGCGATCGCGCTGCAGGTCATCACGGGCGTCCCGCTCGGCGTGCCCTCGCTCATCGGCGTGCTGATGCTGGTCGGCATCGTGGTGACGAACGCGATCGTGCTCGTCGACCTCGTCAACCAGTATCGAGAGCGCGGCATGAAGGTGCGCGACGCCCTCGTGCACGGTGCATCGCGTCGTCTGCGGCCCATCCTCATGACGGCGCTCGCGACGATCTTCGCCCTCGTGCCCATGGCGCTCGGTGTCACCGGCCACGGCGGCTTCATCTCTCAGCCGCTCGCGATCGTCGTCATCGGCGGCCTGCTCTCGTCGACCGTGCTGACCCTCGTGGTGCTGCCGGTGCTCTACAACCTCGTCGAGGGTGGCCGCGAGCGTCGTGCGGCCAAGCGCGCCGACCGCGCGAACGGCGGCGACTCGGCCGCCGAGGCGCCGACTCCGGTGCTCGAGCCGAGCGGCGGCCCCCGGGCCGAGGCCGGCACCGCGACGGCGTCGGCTTCCGAGGCCGGCACCACCAGCGGCAGCAGCACCGGCACGGAGCCCGTCACCGGCCCTGACACCGGCACCGGGTCCGACCCGGACACCGACACCACGAAGGGCTGA
- a CDS encoding chaplin family protein, which produces MNLKRFATRALYATLVTGGLTLLGAGVAHASETSGDDGILSGTQAIVSIAVPVTVSGNGISVLGDSSSTGAATEVAPAAPPAESAPESAPATSGDDSLLGGLQGLVDVAIPVTVGGNAISVIGDSQSTDAATEVAPAAAPPKEQDREER; this is translated from the coding sequence ATGAATCTCAAGCGATTCGCCACGAGGGCGCTGTACGCGACCCTCGTCACCGGGGGGCTCACGCTCCTCGGCGCCGGCGTCGCGCACGCCTCGGAGACGAGCGGCGACGACGGCATCCTCTCGGGCACGCAGGCGATCGTCTCGATCGCGGTGCCGGTCACGGTCTCGGGCAACGGCATCTCGGTGCTCGGCGACTCGTCGTCGACGGGTGCCGCGACCGAGGTCGCACCGGCGGCTCCACCTGCAGAGTCGGCGCCGGAGTCGGCACCCGCCACGAGCGGCGACGACTCGCTGCTCGGCGGCCTGCAGGGCCTCGTCGACGTCGCGATCCCCGTGACCGTTGGCGGCAACGCCATCTCGGTCATCGGCGACAGCCAGTCGACGGATGCCGCGACCGAGGTCGCACCGGCGGCGGCTCCACCTAAAGAACAGGATCGCGAGGAACGG
- a CDS encoding PLP-dependent aminotransferase family protein produces MVDRSLSARSLELLLGDWRGAGSAYEALADRIRLLIVDGRVPVETRLPAERDLADRLGLSRTTVAAAYRRLRELDHLHSVRGSGSVARLPGAPAMLPIPLESEYLDFSKAAPSALPWLPDLARQAAEDLPSHLGDAGYDAIGIPSLRQAIADRYTARGLPTSPDQVMVTIGAQHAIALVSRALIARGDRAVIEAPTYPHAYEALRGAGARLVGTPVVPRGIGDVGVDVDREEADGLVQAIRHSNPVVAYLMPDFQNPTGRTMSRESRARVLDAAARQGTVVIADETIADLDIDRVGEYPPMAADGPAVLIGSVGKTVWGGLRVGWIRADRPLIRRLLAVRSPGDLGTPILEQLLVARALERFDDVLELRREQLRAGRDRLERRVAELLPEWSVPHVDGGIVTWVGLGAPVSSQLALAARREGLIITAGPRFGIDGAFERFLRLPICQTPEATDAAVQALARAWRSLAGAPLGEPEPELLASVV; encoded by the coding sequence ATGGTCGACCGGTCGCTCAGCGCGCGCTCACTCGAACTCCTGCTCGGAGACTGGCGTGGCGCGGGCAGCGCCTACGAGGCGCTCGCCGACCGCATCCGGCTGCTCATCGTCGACGGGCGCGTGCCGGTCGAGACCCGGCTGCCCGCCGAGCGCGACCTCGCCGACCGGCTGGGCCTCAGCCGCACCACGGTGGCAGCTGCCTACCGCCGGCTGCGCGAGCTCGACCACCTGCACAGCGTGCGCGGATCCGGCAGCGTCGCCCGCCTTCCCGGTGCCCCCGCGATGCTGCCGATCCCGCTCGAGTCCGAGTACCTCGACTTCTCGAAGGCGGCGCCGTCGGCCCTGCCCTGGCTGCCCGACCTCGCGAGGCAGGCTGCGGAGGACCTGCCGTCGCACCTGGGCGATGCCGGCTACGACGCGATCGGCATCCCGTCGCTGCGGCAGGCCATCGCCGACCGCTACACCGCACGCGGACTCCCGACCTCGCCCGACCAGGTCATGGTGACCATCGGCGCCCAGCACGCGATCGCCCTGGTCTCCCGCGCCCTGATCGCCCGCGGCGACCGCGCCGTGATCGAGGCACCGACCTACCCTCACGCCTACGAGGCGCTGCGCGGGGCCGGTGCGCGGCTCGTCGGCACGCCCGTCGTACCGCGGGGCATCGGCGACGTGGGCGTCGACGTCGACCGCGAGGAGGCCGATGGGCTCGTGCAGGCGATCCGTCACTCCAACCCGGTCGTCGCCTACCTCATGCCCGACTTCCAGAACCCGACCGGGCGCACGATGAGCCGCGAGTCCCGGGCGAGGGTGCTGGATGCCGCGGCGCGGCAGGGCACGGTCGTCATCGCCGACGAGACCATCGCCGACCTCGACATCGACCGGGTGGGCGAGTACCCGCCCATGGCCGCCGACGGACCCGCCGTGCTCATCGGCAGCGTCGGCAAGACGGTCTGGGGCGGCCTGCGCGTGGGCTGGATCCGCGCCGACCGACCGTTGATCCGCCGGCTCCTCGCCGTGCGGTCGCCCGGCGACCTCGGCACGCCCATCCTCGAGCAGCTGCTCGTGGCCCGCGCGCTCGAGCGCTTCGACGACGTGCTCGAACTGCGCCGAGAGCAGCTCCGCGCCGGCCGCGACCGACTCGAGCGGCGCGTCGCCGAACTGCTGCCCGAATGGAGCGTGCCGCACGTCGACGGCGGCATCGTGACGTGGGTCGGCCTCGGGGCGCCGGTCAGTTCGCAGCTCGCGCTCGCCGCGCGTCGCGAGGGCCTCATCATCACCGCCGGCCCTCGGTTCGGCATCGACGGCGCCTTCGAGCGCTTCCTGCGGCTGCCGATCTGCCAGACGCCCGAGGCGACGGATGCCGCGGTGCAGGCGCTCGCCAGAGCCTGGCGCTCGCTCGCCGGGGCGCCGCTCGGCGAACCCGAACCCGAACTGCTCGCGTCCGTCGTCTGA
- a CDS encoding YitT family protein — MLRRFSSFRDPAPILVRRFVQLYLGLLLYGIAIALIVRGELGVAPWDVLTQGIAKQTGLNFGLVTIITSAFVLLLWIPIRQKPGFGTIMNALLVGPAADLGLWLVPSGLDLWVRILLLPAGILVLAIATGLYIGAHFGPGPRDGLMTGLHRRTGWPIWIVRTSIEVVVLAAGWLLGGNVGIGTVAFALLIGPLCGYTIPLFAIRRAPVERADAGASGEHLVVSDVAAAPAAPATPTAP; from the coding sequence ATGCTCCGCCGCTTCTCGTCATTCCGCGATCCCGCGCCGATCCTCGTGCGCCGCTTCGTGCAGCTCTACCTCGGCCTGCTGCTCTACGGCATCGCCATCGCGCTCATCGTGCGCGGCGAGCTCGGCGTCGCCCCGTGGGACGTGCTGACGCAGGGCATCGCGAAGCAGACCGGCCTGAACTTCGGCCTCGTCACGATCATCACGAGCGCCTTCGTGCTGCTGCTCTGGATCCCGATCCGCCAGAAGCCGGGCTTCGGCACGATCATGAACGCGCTCCTCGTCGGGCCCGCGGCGGACCTCGGGCTCTGGCTGGTTCCGAGCGGGCTCGACCTCTGGGTGCGGATCCTCCTGCTGCCGGCCGGCATCCTCGTGCTGGCCATCGCCACGGGCCTGTACATCGGCGCGCACTTCGGCCCAGGGCCGCGCGACGGTCTCATGACGGGCTTGCACCGACGCACCGGATGGCCGATCTGGATCGTGCGCACGAGCATCGAGGTCGTGGTGCTCGCGGCCGGGTGGCTGCTCGGCGGCAACGTGGGCATCGGCACCGTCGCGTTCGCGCTCCTGATCGGGCCGCTCTGCGGCTACACGATCCCCCTGTTCGCGATCAGGCGAGCCCCGGTCGAGCGAGCGGATGCCGGCGCCTCCGGCGAGCACCTCGTGGTCTCGGACGTCGCAGCGGCTCCCGCCGCACCGGCGACCCCGACCGCCCCCTGA